A genome region from Dickeya dadantii NCPPB 898 includes the following:
- the putA gene encoding trifunctional transcriptional regulator/proline dehydrogenase/L-glutamate gamma-semialdehyde dehydrogenase: MGTTTMGVKLDEATRERLKAAALRIDRTPHWLIKQAIFSYLERLESGADTPEIPHPAGQDPIEAAEIMPQSPQEETHQPFLDFAEQVLPQSVLRSAITAAYRRPETEMVPMLLEQARMPEAMSHAASMLAAGLAEKLRGQKNSGGRAGMVQSLLQEFSLSSQEGVALMCLAEALLRIPDKPTRDALIRDKISTGNWQSHVGRSASLFVNAAAWGLLVTGKLVATHNESHLSGALNRIISKSGEPLVRKGVDMAMRLMGEQFVTGETIAEALANARKLEERGFRYSYDMLGEAALTGDDAEAYLLSYQQAIHAIGKAAGGRGIYEGPGISIKLSALHPRYGRAQYERVMDELYPRLLSLTLLARQYDIGINIDAEEADRLELSLDLLERLCFEPRLAGWNGIGFVIQAYQKRCPLVIDALIDLARRSQRRLMIRLVKGAYWDSEIKRAQMDGLEGYPVYTRKLYTDVSYLACARRLLAAPNLIYPQFATHNAHTLSAIYHLAGNNYYPGQYEFQCLHGMGEPLYERVVGKVADGKLNRPCRIYAPVGTHETLLAYLVRRLLENGANTSFVNRIADPSVALETLVADPVSETEALAAREGLVGQPHPRIPLPRALYGKTRRNASGLDLSSEHRLASLSSALLTSAARPWQAQPMLAVEEVNEDDTGDDSRPVVNPAEPRDVVGYVREAQPQDIVLALEQAVSAGDIWFATPATERAAILSRAADLLENRQQHLLGLLVREAGKTLANAVAEVREAVDFLRYYAVQVSETFNNHDYRPLGPVVCISPWNFPLAIFTGQIAAALAAGNSVLAKPAEQTPLIAAQAVQILHEAGVPAGALQLLPGAGETVGAALVSDDRVRGVMFTGSTAVAAQLQRTLAGRLDPQGRTTPLIAETGGINAMIVDSSALTEQVVTDVVASAFDSAGQRCSALRLLCVQEEVAEKTLAMLRGAMAECRMGNPERLSTDIGPLIDAEAKQRIERHIQTLRAKGRPVFQAAWPNSQDEQEWARGHFIAPTLIELESVEELRQEVFGPVLHVVRYSRSQLDALIGHINAAGYGLTLGLHTRIDETITRVTSQAKVGNLYVNRNMVGAVVGAQPFGGEGLSGTGPKAGGPLYLCRLLSHRPDDATTRALARQDSERPVDVAARQPLLTGLQALESWARQVQRDELVSCCRRYAELTQSGTVRVLPGPTGERDTYTLLPREQVLCVADNDDDSLVQLAAVLAAGSRALWVEASERQTLYRQLPEAVQARVAFCRDGLTDDSRFDAVIFHGDADRLRHLSEQLAQRAGAIVGVQGLSRGETDIVLERLLIERSLSINTAAAGGNASLMTIG, from the coding sequence ATGGGCACCACCACCATGGGCGTCAAGCTCGATGAGGCCACGCGCGAGCGGCTCAAAGCCGCGGCGCTGCGCATTGATCGCACGCCGCACTGGCTGATTAAACAGGCCATTTTCAGCTATCTTGAACGCCTTGAAAGTGGTGCGGACACCCCTGAAATTCCCCATCCGGCCGGGCAGGACCCGATTGAGGCGGCAGAGATTATGCCGCAATCGCCACAAGAAGAAACCCATCAACCGTTTTTGGACTTCGCTGAACAGGTGTTGCCGCAGTCGGTGTTGCGCTCGGCGATCACCGCCGCGTACCGGCGGCCGGAGACGGAAATGGTGCCGATGCTGTTGGAACAGGCGCGTATGCCGGAGGCGATGTCGCACGCCGCCAGCATGCTGGCGGCAGGGCTGGCGGAGAAATTACGCGGACAGAAAAACAGCGGCGGGCGTGCCGGCATGGTGCAAAGCCTGTTGCAGGAGTTTTCGTTGTCGTCGCAGGAAGGCGTGGCATTAATGTGTCTGGCGGAAGCGCTGCTGCGCATCCCGGACAAACCCACGCGGGATGCGTTGATCCGCGACAAAATCAGTACCGGCAACTGGCAGTCGCACGTCGGGCGCAGCGCCTCGTTGTTCGTCAACGCCGCCGCCTGGGGATTGCTGGTCACCGGTAAGCTGGTTGCCACTCACAACGAATCCCATCTGTCCGGCGCGCTCAACCGTATCATCAGCAAAAGCGGCGAGCCGCTGGTGCGTAAGGGCGTGGACATGGCGATGCGGCTGATGGGCGAGCAGTTCGTGACTGGGGAAACCATCGCCGAGGCGCTGGCGAATGCCCGCAAGCTGGAAGAACGTGGTTTCCGTTATTCCTACGATATGCTGGGCGAGGCGGCGCTGACCGGCGATGACGCCGAGGCTTACCTGCTCTCCTACCAGCAGGCGATTCACGCCATCGGCAAAGCCGCCGGCGGACGCGGTATTTATGAAGGACCGGGTATTTCCATCAAACTGTCGGCGCTGCATCCTCGCTACGGTCGGGCGCAGTACGAACGGGTGATGGACGAGCTGTATCCGCGCCTGCTGTCGCTGACGCTGCTGGCGCGGCAATACGATATCGGCATAAACATCGATGCCGAAGAAGCCGACCGGCTGGAACTGTCCCTCGACTTACTGGAGCGCCTGTGTTTCGAACCCCGGCTGGCGGGGTGGAACGGCATCGGTTTTGTGATTCAGGCTTATCAGAAACGCTGTCCGTTGGTGATTGACGCGCTGATCGATCTGGCGCGCCGCAGCCAGCGGCGGCTGATGATTCGGCTGGTTAAAGGCGCCTACTGGGATAGCGAAATCAAGCGCGCCCAAATGGACGGGCTGGAAGGCTATCCGGTATACACCCGCAAGCTGTACACCGATGTTTCCTATCTGGCCTGCGCCCGCCGCCTGCTGGCGGCGCCGAACCTGATCTATCCGCAGTTCGCCACCCATAACGCCCATACGCTCAGCGCGATCTACCATCTGGCGGGTAATAACTACTATCCGGGGCAGTATGAATTCCAGTGCCTGCACGGCATGGGCGAACCCCTGTATGAGCGGGTGGTGGGCAAAGTGGCGGATGGCAAACTGAACCGCCCGTGCCGGATTTACGCGCCGGTCGGCACCCATGAAACGCTGCTGGCTTATCTGGTACGCCGGTTGCTGGAAAACGGCGCCAACACCTCGTTTGTCAACCGGATTGCCGACCCGTCGGTGGCGCTGGAAACGTTGGTGGCTGACCCGGTAAGTGAAACGGAAGCGCTGGCGGCGCGTGAAGGGTTGGTCGGGCAACCGCATCCGCGCATTCCCCTGCCGCGCGCGTTGTATGGAAAAACGCGGCGTAATGCCAGCGGGCTGGATTTGTCCAGCGAGCACCGGCTGGCGTCGCTGTCCAGCGCATTACTGACCAGCGCTGCCCGGCCGTGGCAGGCGCAACCGATGCTGGCGGTGGAAGAAGTAAATGAAGACGATACCGGTGACGACAGCCGCCCGGTGGTCAATCCGGCTGAACCGCGCGATGTGGTGGGGTATGTGCGCGAGGCGCAGCCGCAGGATATCGTGCTGGCGCTGGAACAGGCCGTCAGCGCTGGCGACATCTGGTTCGCCACGCCGGCTACCGAGCGGGCGGCGATTCTGTCGCGCGCCGCCGATCTGCTGGAAAATCGGCAACAGCACCTGTTGGGATTGCTGGTGCGCGAGGCGGGCAAGACGCTGGCGAACGCGGTTGCGGAAGTGCGCGAAGCGGTGGATTTCCTGCGTTACTACGCCGTTCAGGTCAGCGAAACCTTCAATAATCATGACTACCGCCCGTTGGGTCCGGTGGTGTGTATCAGCCCGTGGAATTTTCCACTGGCGATTTTCACCGGCCAGATAGCGGCGGCGCTGGCGGCCGGCAACAGCGTGCTGGCTAAACCGGCGGAACAGACCCCGTTGATTGCCGCTCAGGCGGTGCAGATTCTGCATGAGGCTGGGGTGCCTGCCGGTGCGCTGCAATTGTTGCCGGGTGCGGGTGAAACCGTCGGCGCGGCGTTGGTGAGCGACGACCGGGTGCGCGGGGTGATGTTTACCGGCTCCACCGCCGTCGCCGCGCAGTTGCAGCGTACACTGGCCGGTCGACTTGACCCGCAGGGGCGCACCACGCCGCTTATCGCCGAAACCGGCGGCATAAACGCGATGATTGTCGATTCTTCGGCGCTTACCGAGCAAGTGGTGACGGATGTGGTGGCCTCGGCGTTCGACAGCGCCGGTCAACGCTGCTCCGCCCTGCGGTTGTTGTGCGTGCAGGAAGAGGTGGCGGAGAAAACGCTGGCGATGCTGCGCGGTGCGATGGCGGAGTGCCGCATGGGCAACCCGGAGCGGCTTTCCACCGACATCGGGCCATTGATTGACGCCGAAGCGAAACAGCGGATTGAACGCCACATTCAGACTCTGCGCGCGAAGGGACGGCCGGTATTTCAGGCGGCGTGGCCGAACAGTCAGGACGAGCAAGAGTGGGCGCGCGGGCATTTCATCGCGCCGACGTTGATCGAACTGGAAAGCGTAGAGGAGCTGCGGCAGGAAGTGTTCGGCCCGGTGCTGCATGTGGTGCGTTACTCCCGTAGTCAACTGGATGCGCTAATTGGGCACATCAACGCCGCCGGTTATGGGCTTACGCTTGGCCTGCATACCCGTATTGACGAGACGATTACCCGGGTAACCAGTCAGGCGAAGGTGGGCAACCTGTATGTGAACCGCAATATGGTCGGGGCGGTGGTCGGCGCGCAGCCGTTCGGCGGCGAAGGGCTGTCCGGCACCGGACCCAAAGCGGGCGGGCCGCTCTATCTCTGTCGGCTGCTGTCGCACCGTCCGGATGATGCGACGACACGGGCGCTGGCCCGTCAGGACAGCGAGCGGCCGGTGGATGTCGCCGCCCGTCAGCCGCTGCTGACCGGATTGCAGGCGCTGGAGTCGTGGGCGCGGCAGGTTCAGCGTGACGAGCTGGTTTCATGCTGCCGGCGTTATGCCGAGCTGACGCAAAGCGGTACAGTTCGGGTGTTGCCCGGCCCCACCGGCGAGCGCGATACCTATACGCTGCTGCCGCGTGAGCAGGTGCTGTGCGTGGCGGACAACGACGATGACTCGCTGGTGCAACTGGCGGCGGTGTTGGCGGCAGGCAGCCGGGCGCTGTGGGTCGAGGCGTCCGAACGGCAGACGTTGTATCGGCAACTGCCCGAGGCCGTGCAGGCGCGGGTGGCGTTTTGCCGTGACGGGTTGACTGACGACAGCCGGTTTGATGCGGTGATTTTTCATGGCGACGCCGATCGGTTGCGCCACCTGAGCGAACAGCTGGCGCAGCGCGCCGGCGCGATTGTCGGCGTGCAGGGGTTGTCCCGCGGGGAAACCGACATCGTGCTGGAGCGGCTATTGATTGAGCGATCGCTCAGTATCAATACCGCGGCGGCCGGCGGTAACGCCAGCCTGATGACGATTGGATAA